Below is a genomic region from Brassica oleracea var. oleracea cultivar TO1000 chromosome C9, BOL, whole genome shotgun sequence.
TAATGCAGCATCAACATCGAAGTCTTCTTCAACGGTACTGTGGCATCATCGTCTTGGGCATCCATCTTACAAAGTTTTGAGTTCTCTACCGGTGTTTGATAATTTTAAAATAAATTCTGCTGATTTTAGTCAATGTGACATTTGTTTTCGAGCTAAACAAACAAGGAATGTTTTTCCTGATAGTTTTAATAAAGCTGAGGCACCGTTTTCTCTTATACACTGTGATGTTTGGGGTCCATATCGACAACCTTCTTCTTCTGGTGCAAACTACTTTCTTACCATAGTTGATGATTATTTGAGAGCAGTATGGACATACTTGATGCTTCAGAAGTCTGAGGTCGCAACTCTACTTAAAAATTTATGTGCCATGACAGAGAGGCAATTCGGCCATAATGTCAAGATGGTTAGATCAGATAATGGCACATAATTTATGGTTCTAAAAACGTTATTTCAAGCGAATGGGATTCTTCATCAGACGTCGTGTGTTGAGACGCCTCAACAAAATGGGCGTGTTGAGAGAAAACACAGACATATACTAAATATAGCTCGAGCATGTTTGTTTCAAGGTCGACTCCCAGTTGATTTTTGGGGGGAAAGTATCATTACTGCAGCGCATATCATCAACCGCACCCCATCTCCGCTTTTAGATGGAAAAACTCCTTATGAACTACTTCATGGGAAACCACCGGCATATGATCTCTTGAGAGTCTTCGGCTGTCTTTGTTATGCTCACAGACGCGCACAAGATAAAGATAAATTCGGTGATAGAAGTCGCAAGTGTTTGTTTGTTGGGTATCCTTTCAGAACTAAAGGATGGCGGCTGTTTGATATAGATCGCAATGAATTTTTTGTTAGTCGAGATGTTACCTTCTTTGAGGATACTTTTCCAGGAATAGACAATACTCCATACGTCTCTCCACCGGTCTTACAAACTAATGAATCTGTTGATGACTGGCTCGTACCGATGTCTGAATCAAGGGGGAGTACTGCTCCACCTGATACTACACCGCAAACGTCTCCCTTACCACCTGTTATTATACCGACAACCTCACCACCTGTTACTATACCGTCAACCTCGCCTTCTATACCTACATCGCAAACCTCACCAGCCTCGACGTCTCTATCACCACCGGTTATACCCTCTACTACAAATACTACAATCCCGACAGAGATTCCTACTTCTGATAATCAAACATCAGTTGCTTTGCCTACTACTAATTCTAATGTTTCCTCCTCACCAACACCAGCCCCATCTTCTCCATCATCACCGCCTGTTTCTACAGATGTTACTAGAACTATGCAACATGAATCTAAATCGCCAGGGTTACTTGAGGTTCTTGGACGAGGACACCGTGCTAAGAAGCCTTCTATTCTCCTGAAAGAATTTGTGACGAATACAGCTCAGACTACGACCTCCCCCTCTCAAGCTCAGTCACTCTCTGGTCATGATTCCTCGTCAAAGGCTCCAGATAACTCTCTGTATCCGATTGCTAATTACCTATCTACTTCCATGTTTACTAAGCAACATCAAGCTTTTCTTGTGACTATTACTACAGAATCTGTTCCACGTTCCTACAAAGAGGCTGTGCAAGATCCTCGGTTCAACGGTGCAATGAAAACCGAAATTGATGCATTGGAAGAACAACGAACGTGGGATGTCACGACACTGCCTCCAGGGAGAAAATCCATCGGATGCCAATGGCTCTACTCGAACAAATACAATGCTGATGGAACAATTCAACGTCCAAAAGCTCGACTTGTCGCACTTGGAAATAGACAAAAAGAAGGCAGCGACTATACTGATACGTTTGCTCATGTGGCTAAGATGAATACTGTTCATTTTTTGCTTGTTGTTGCTGCAGCGCAGAGATGGGAGATTCATCAAATGGATGTTCATAATGCCTTCTTACATGGTGATTTAGAAGAAGAAATATATATGCAACTTCCTCCAGGGTTCAAAACCTCGAAACCAAACCAGGTGTGTCGTCTCCGGAAGTCACTTTATGGTCTAAAACAGGCACCTAGATGCTGGTTTGCTAAGCTGAGCAAAGCACTTCTTGCGTTTGGCTTAACGCAGAGCCGTGAGGATTATTCTCTGTTCTCCTTTGTTGATCACAAGAAGAACATATGTCTACATATTCTGGTTTATGTTGATGATTTCATAATCTCTGGGAATGATATCTCGGTTATACAGAGGTTTAAAAACTACTTGAATAAGTGTTTCAAGATGAAGGACCTTGGGAAGCTCAAGTACTTTATCAGTTTGGAAATAGCTCGCGGTCCAGAAGGAATTTTTGTGTCTCAACGCAAGCACACGTTGGACATTGTTACTGAATGTGGGTTGTTAGGGGTGAAACCATCTCCTACACCTACAGAGCTTAATCATAAGCTTGTGCCTGCAGACAAAACAAACTCTCATACTATGCTGTCTGATCCTCGCAAGTATCGTCGTCTCATTGGCCGTCTTATTTACCTGACATTTACTCGGCCAGAACTCAGTTACATCATTCATATTCTTTCCCAATTCATGCAGAAACCATTGGAGGATCATTTGTTAGCAGCTCTACGAGTGGTTCGGTATCTCAAGGGTTCGCCGGATCAAGGTATCATGCTCAAATCTAAGTGTAATCTGCAGATCACGGCTTATTGTAATGCTGATTGGTCGTCCTGTCCCACTACCAGACGATCGCTTAGTGCGTACGTAATCTTTCTTGGTGACTCACTGGTTTCTTGGAGGACGAAGAAGCAGCCCACTGTCTCACGTTCTTCAGCTGAGTCTGAATATAGGGCTATGGCCGACACAACGTGTGAACTTAAGTGGCTCAAACGGCTACTACTCATGCTCGGTTTCACGCATGATCTTCCTATTTAACTCCACTGTGACAGTAAATCTGCAATGCATATTGCTACCAATCCTGTTTTTTATGAACGTACGAAGCATGTTGAGAACGATTGCAATACAACTCGCGATGCGCTTCTAGCTAAGTTTCTGACTTTTGAGCATATTTCTACGAAGGAACAACCAGCAGACCTTCTCACTAAAGCTCTCCCTACTCATACATTTCGATACTTGTTGCTCAAGTTAGGCATTCAAGACACTTCATTGCCAACTTGAGGGAGAGTAATGGATATACGTTATGTTAATAGTTTCCTATTCTTTAGGTGTATAGAGTTATCGCTATCTTCTCTTACATAGATAAGGATATTCTAGTTTGTATATAAACACAACCTTATGTATCAATAAAATCACTCTTTTCATAATATATTTCAATTTTTTTTTAATTTTCACTCGAAAAAGATTTTTAGATGTTAAAATATGAAAATATTTTTTGTACTAGAAGACCATTCCAAACCTTTTATCTTAAAGAAATTCCTGTTTTGTACCAGAAACTAGCAGAAAAGTCAGTGAAAATACGAACATTACATTTCAATCACAAGGGGACGGTCACAGATTACCTTTTCTTTCAAAACAATCATTTAACAAATCCTGAAAGATAATATTACAGTGAACTTAAAAATAAAATAAAAAGATCAGAGATGAAGCAAGGCAATGGTCTTGTTCATACAAGATCGATTAAGTTTCTGACTCCTTTGGTTCCTGGAAACATGTCTCCAAGAGACTTCTTCTCTCGATACATCGCATACAGTGAAGAAACCCAACACCTGCCCAAAGATCTTGAACATCTCAACTCCCATTAGTATGTTCTGGTCTGACACATACGTGGCGTTCCAATCCATCGGTGCGTCAGGGTGAACCGAAACCTCGGTCCACGTAAGGTACACAAGATCCAACTCCCACAGCTTCCTCACCGCTTTGTTTCTCCTCCCAATCTGTCCATCTCCTTCATCGCACCACGAGACCGAAAGCATGAACAGCCGGTTGTTGCAGGAGATGAGCTTAGGGTAGAACTCATGAACCCGAGGAGGGATTGGAGATGTTTGGATACCAATCCAGAAGCCTCTCTCTATGTCGTACCCTGATAGCTTATCGTTCTCAGAGTAAGCGTAGAAGATTCCATTGCATATGATCCCGCAAGACACAACCCCAAAATCCATGGGAAGTCTCTGGATTTCAGACCAAGTGTTTGTCGCTGAGTCGTATATCTCACCTGAATCGAGCGGCTCATCAAACAATCCGGACCCTCCGATTGCAATGAGCACGAATCTCCTGGAGCTGTTGAGTTTCAGTCTTGTCGATCTGTGGGATACAACAGTAGTTCCGGTTTGATCAGCGGCCTGGCTGCGTCTGACAGAGAACCTGTGAGGGTCTTCGTAAACATCTGATTCTCTTGATGACCGGTGAAAGCGTTGACTCTGTTGTATGGTGGACAGCTCTGAAGAAACATGAGTGGAGCCGACAACGGGAAGCGTTCTAGCGTGTCTCATAGACTTGATTTTACGCCAGGATTTGGTTAAAGGGCTGAAGACGAGGACCCCTCTGTGAGTCTTGAAAGAGTTTCTATCCTCGGAACGGCCTCCGATTACATAAACCTCCTCATGGATGCTCGTCACCGAGTACATAAAGCGCCCTTTAAGCACATCGGATTCAACCCTATGCCATTTGTCTTGAGACACGTCGTACCCGTGAATCTCGCCAGCGAAGAGAAACAGCCACGGGGACTGAAAGGAGCCTTGGCGTCTCAGCTGGAGGAAGCGCTGCGTGGTGGCCATGTGCCGCCATTTCTTGCAAACGAGGTGGGCGTTCATTAGGCTGGTCAAAGGAAGCCGCATCAAGCACATTTCGAGAATATCGTCGGGGAGGAATACGTGGTGGTTGTGCTCTGGTTCTAGGTATTTTCGGTTGTTATGCTTCTTAAAGAACATCTCTTTGACTCCATAGGAAAAGCAATCCAGCCTCGTTTCTTCGGTTCCGCAGATGGTGGTGGTGGTCAAGCCCTCACTAGCACTGGACCATCTCTTATCCTCGAAATCATCTCCGGTGTCGGCAACTTTGCAGCCAACACCTCTACCACTAATGTTTAGACAATTCACAGCTCCTCCTCCTCTGGCATCCACTTCATCTTCCACCGCCTCGGTTTTAGAGATCTTTTTCTTCAGCTTCTGGCTAACACTTTTCACAAGGCGCTTTGATACTGTTAAACCTTCCAGATCCTTCCGGATTGACTCCTCTCCCAATGGTTTCTCAGAGATCATCATTCATCATCTATCAAAGCAACCTGCAAAAGATCACAAACAATCAAGAAAAGAGCATATGAACACATCAACCTCTATTCATCAGGCTTGCTTAGTTGATAATCAAACACATTGTAGCAAGATCTACTTCACGAACCATTCAATCGAAGATTAAGCATGTAAAAGCAAAACCTAGACGGAGAAATCAAGTAACAATCATATACCGTTACCGGATTCTGAGATTCATCGCAAAATCGAAGAAGAAAATTCTCGAAACTCACTTACATTGAGAAGGAGAGGAGATATCGAGCTTTGCCCAGAAATCTACCAAGGACCGATTGAATCCCTTTTCCCTTTTGCGCAGCTGAGAGAGAAATACTATTACTGGGGGAATGAATGAATGAGCTTAGTGAATTATTGCCTTGTTTTCTTTAATTAAATATAAAACTAAGCTTCCTTTTTCTTTTGCTATGAAAGTAAAGTTTTTCCATTGAAATTTTGATTAATAAAGAGTAATATATCATTATATGTTTTTAATATGTAATTATTCAGCTGGTATACGTCATGCAGACTAAGAATATATGAATAACTGATAGCGGAATAAACTATCTTAGAAAACATGCTAATTTTAGTAAACCGATTATGTTTTGTTTTTAGTTGTAACTTAGTTCAAGAAAAAAGTATGAATTTTAATGAGTATTTTTTAATATTAGTTAATTTAAACTACGAAAATATTATTTAAGATGATTTAATAATTAACAACGCTATCTGTTTTACGAGGATTCACGTGTGATACTTCACAAGTATTAGTTAATTTTTAGTTTTTTTTGTCATCAACATAAATAGACTCGATTAATATTCTGTAAACCACATTGATAAAATCTATATGAATGTCGAAAGATAGTTGTTTCTCGCACTGCGTACAAGACTGTCTGCTTTTGAATGATAAACCATTAGATTTAAAAAGTTTTCAAAAATTATAATGAAAATTATGAATGATAAAAATAGAAAACTTAAGTGTTGCAAACATGATGAACAAGTTTACATATCTACCAATATGGCAATATTATCGTAATTTTGAAAATCAAAAAATTGGGTAGCTCATTAGCTCACAAATGCTACCAAAGGCAGTTTCTTTCAAATTCAATAAATTTTTGTACCACATTCATGTTTTGTTTTTGGGTTTGTTTACAGAAAATCATAAGCGCTTCTATTTTAAAATTTAAAGAATTGCGGTGGAATTTCATTTTTACCAAAAGTTTGATATCGTTTTTCAAATTTATTTTTAAAAGATAACTAATTTCGTAAATACTTTAAATTTGTGATAAAATGATTAAATTAATTCTAATAAATCATTTATAAATGTTTAAGAATAATTTATAAGACATTTATAGAATTTTATAAACTCAACATCACCCTAAATACTAACCTAAACAATAATCATTAAACTCTAAACTAAATATTAAAATATTTTTGATTGAATATTTTTTTTTTGCAAATTAGAAGCCAACTTAGAGTACTTTAAGCAATTTTTTTAATTTTATTCAGAATGCTTTAAATAATTTTAAATGGATCTGAATAATCCCAAGTAATTATCATCAGTCTACTATGAACTTTAATCGATATATGAAATAAAATGAGAATGAACATAGTTTAAATTTTGAATGAGATGGATCTTAAAGGATATTAGTGAAGATTGCATCCCATAAAACAAATATTTTGGGAAGACTTAGAAAACAAATATTTTGTGAAGATTACAAACCCATAAAATTAGCAACTGGGAAATATTGGAATCTATAAAAAACCAATTTATGTAAAAAACCAATAATTATAATATTATTAGTGCAATTAATATTTAGATGTGCGCCCAAGATATAATAGATTTTGGTTGTTAAACAATTACCATAATAACCAAGATTGTTTGTGTATAGTAACATATTTTAAGGATTCTAATATATATAATATACTAGGTTAAGATCCGCGCCTTGCACGGAATGAGATTATGTATATAAATGAATTTTATATATTATTATTTATTGTGTTCATTTACGTATATAATTAAATTAGAGTAGACACATAAATCAAAACAATATCTCTTGTTTATTTATAATAATATTTTGGTAAACAAATCAGAACAATAATTTTATTTATCTTATATGCTATATAATTAAATTTTAATGATATTGGCGTAGATATATAGTATATTTTAACATAAAATATTTATTACCGATACTTCTTACTTATATAATTTTATTAACATTTGTTGTAACAAAAAAAATTAAACCATAATCACAAAATTTTCATTGTGAGAGTTTTTCAATGCAATTTCAAAATTAAAATATTAAGTTCTCGATATTCTTTCAATGCAAATTTCGAGATTAACATATATATATGTGTTTTTATACGGTATATAATTCAATTTAAAAGATATTAAAATTGATATATATATATATATATAATATAAATATCTATTAAATGAGACTTTATATTTATACGACTTTATAATCATTTGTATCTTGTTATAGCGAAAAAGATTAAATTATTGATCACAAAATTTTAAATGTGGGATTTTTAATATTTTTAGTAATTTATAGTCATTTTAAAAAATTCAAAATACAGCATATAAGAAAAATCTAATTTTTATTATATGGTTAATGTGATTGTTTAATTTTTTTAAATATTATAAAATTAAACAAAAAGGACGGAGGATATAAATATTGTTATCAAACCTATGTTATTCATAATCATTAATTGTCATATATATGTTAATCGTTTTAGGAAATTCCGTGGTTTTTATTTAAAGAAAAAATGAAAAATATTCTTTTGTACACTACTAATTAATTTTATAGTTAGTTTAATAAAGATTATAATATATGTTTAGATGAACCAACCTATTTTTCTAAGGATTGTAAGAATCATCGTAATGATGATACGTGACTACAAAAAAAATGTTATATTGTTTCTCAATTAATATATAAGGAATTTTAATCCTCACGTTTTAGAAGAAAGACATGAGTTGTACTATGAATAGTTTTACATGTATTAGTATAGATTCCAATCTTTCAGCTTTTCAAATAAAATATAATGTATTTAACATATATTCAAGGGTACTAAAACATGCCTCATATAAAAAACTGATATTATGAATGTAGTGGCATATTTTCATTGCAAATTTTGGCATCAAATAAATACAGGTCCGTGTCTGTTTTTAAAAGTTATCTTCCTCAGAATTTGGTAACAAGTTTTCATTCAAAATATTATCCATTTAAAATTTATATATGATAATATTTGCATATGTTGGTGATAAAATATATGCACATTAGAAAATAAAAATATATAAAGTTCATACAAATGTCGATTTTACTAAATATTTTTTTTATAAGCAAAAATAATTTTGTGATTTTAAAGCTATGTCAAAATACTAAACTTTCAATTATAAACGTTTAAGCTCAAATGTTGAAACAGAAATATCATCCCACACATTGAATGCAAATACAAAATGTCAAGAAATAAAAACTGTAACCGAAAAGATAGTTCCGTG
It encodes:
- the LOC106312875 gene encoding F-box/kelch-repeat protein At5g42350-like, with the translated sequence MMISEKPLGEESIRKDLEGLTVSKRLVKSVSQKLKKKISKTEAVEDEVDARGGGAVNCLNISGRGVGCKVADTGDDFEDKRWSSASEGLTTTTICGTEETRLDCFSYGVKEMFFKKHNNRKYLEPEHNHHVFLPDDILEMCLMRLPLTSLMNAHLVCKKWRHMATTQRFLQLRRQGSFQSPWLFLFAGEIHGYDVSQDKWHRVESDVLKGRFMYSVTSIHEEVYVIGGRSEDRNSFKTHRGVLVFSPLTKSWRKIKSMRHARTLPVVGSTHVSSELSTIQQSQRFHRSSRESDVYEDPHRFSVRRSQAADQTGTTVVSHRSTRLKLNSSRRFVLIAIGGSGLFDEPLDSGEIYDSATNTWSEIQRLPMDFGVVSCGIICNGIFYAYSENDKLSGYDIERGFWIGIQTSPIPPRVHEFYPKLISCNNRLFMLSVSWCDEGDGQIGRRNKAVRKLWELDLVYLTWTEVSVHPDAPMDWNATYVSDQNILMGVEMFKIFGQVLGFFTVCDVSREEVSWRHVSRNQRSQKLNRSCMNKTIALLHL